In Camelina sativa cultivar DH55 chromosome 16, Cs, whole genome shotgun sequence, a single window of DNA contains:
- the LOC104751673 gene encoding small ribosomal subunit protein S13, mitochondrial, with translation MLGLRRSAATLFDISQSLLRNVTFHGVRVQGIRVGNAEVPNNKPLKTGLQEVYGIGRRKSHQVLCGLGITNKLARDLTGKELIDLREEVGQHQHGDELRRRVGSEIQRLVEVDCYRGSRHRHGMPCRGQRTKTNARTKKGKAVAIAGKKKAPRK, from the exons ATGTTGGGTTTACGAAGATCTGCGGCGACCTTGTTCGACATCAGCCAGTCTCTGCTTCGGAATGTTACT TTTCATGGAGTACGCGTCCAAGGAATTCGTGTGGGGAACGCAGAGGTTCCAAACAATAAGCCACTCAAAACCGGTCTTCAAGAAGTTTACGGAATTGGCCGTCGTAAGTCGCATCAGGTTCTCTGTGGGCTTGGAATCACTAACAAACTTGCCAGAGACTTAACTGGTAAAGAACTCATTGACCTCCGTGAAGAAGTTGGCCAGCACCAGCATGGTGATGAATTG aggaGGCGTGTTGGATCGGAAATACAGAGACTGGTCGAAGTAGATTGTTACAGAGGTAGTAGACATAGACATGGAATGCCTTGCAGAGGACAAAGAACCAAAACTAACGCTCGCACGAAAAAGGGTAAAGCCGTTGCGATTGCAGGAAAGAAGAAAGCTCCTCGCAAGTAG